The following proteins are encoded in a genomic region of Penaeus chinensis breed Huanghai No. 1 chromosome 10, ASM1920278v2, whole genome shotgun sequence:
- the LOC125029949 gene encoding putative glucosylceramidase 3 gives HVSTGGVIIHVNHKYEYQTMMGFGGAFTDATGINIGTLSNDTQEVLLKSYFSPEGLEYNLCRVPIAGSDFSTRPYSYDDVEGDVELTHFSLTDEDYMYKLPYIQRAISLSERELLILGSPWSPPAWMKENGHFNGSGGILKEMWQPYSDYFVKFVQSYEAEGVPIWGLTTQNEPLTGFEDWFWNTCAWTAEDQRDWIKTNLGPTLEAAGLRRIKLMVDDHNRDTLPWYPATILEDPETNKYVDGIALHWYADDWTGPSVMDETQALFPDKFLLYTEACDGWDADAEERVLLGDWYRGESYAYNIIDDMNHWSTGWVDWNMALDMTGGPNWANNFVDSPIIINKETGEFYKEPMFYAMGHFSKFISPGSRRTYTNIFGSEQVKATAVHNSQDDTTTVVIINLGDAAELLSVDVGDSTNYINFDLPAKAIVTLLFQTPTVAK, from the exons cacgtctccACAGGGGGTGTAATTATCCACGTGAATCACAAGTATGAGTACCAGACTATGATGGGCTTCGGAGGAGCTTTCACAGACGCAACGGGCATCAACATTGGTACTCTGTCCAACGATACACAGGAGGTTCTGCTTAA GTCCTACTTCTCGCCTGAGGGCCTCGAGTACAACCTGTGTCGCGTCCCCATCGCCGGCAGTGACTTCTCAACTCGCCCTTATTCCTATGACGACGTGGAGGGTGACGTAGAGCTGACACACTTCAGTTTGACGGACGAGGATTACATGTACAAG CTTCCATACATCCAGCGGGCCATATCGCTATCCGAACGAGAACTCCTCATTCTCGGTTCTCCTTGGTCCCCCCCGGCatggatgaaagaaaacgggCATTTCAACGGGTCTGGCGGCATTCTGAAGGAAATGTGGCAGCCTTATTCCGACTATTTTGTGAA GTTTGTGCAGAGTTACGAGGCGGAAGGTGTGCCGATATGGGGGCTTACGACACAGAATGAGCCACTTACAGGGTTCGAG GACTGGTTCTGGAACACGTGTGCTTGGACGGCAGAAGACCAACGGGACTGGATTAAGACCAATTTAGGCCCGACGCTGGAAGCTGCTGGACTCAGAAGAATTAAACTCATGGTGGATGACCACAACCGCGACACCTTGCCCTGGTACCCTGCCACT ATTCTGGAGGACCCGGAAACCAACAAGTACGTGGACGGAATAGCTCTTCACTGGTACGCCGATGACTGGACAGGACCCAGCGTGATGGACGAAACCCAGGCACTCTTCCCTGACAAGTTCCTGCTCTACACCGAGGCCTGTGACG GTTGGGACGCCGATGCCGAAGAGCGAGTACTTCTTGGGGACTGGTATCGGGGTGAGAGCTACGCCTATAACATTATCGAT GATATGAACCACTGGTCGACGGGATGGGTGGACTGGAACATGGCCCTGGACATGACCGGAGGACCTAACTGGGCCAACAACTTCGTGGACTcccctatcattatcaacaag GAAACGGGAGAGTTTTACAAGGAGCCAATGTTCTACGCGATGGGTCACTTCAGCAAGTTCATCAGTCCGGGATCTCGTCGCACATACACTAATATCTTTGGGTCTGAGCAAGTCAAGGCCACAGCTGTGCACAACAGTCAGGACGATACCACAACCGTCGTTATTATTAACCT agGCGACGCGGCAGAACTCCTCAGCGTTGACGTCGGCGACAGCACCAACTACATCAACTTCGACCTGCCCGCCAAGGCCATCGTCACGCTGCTCTTCCAGACCCCGACCGTCGCCAAGTAA